From Paraflavitalea devenefica, the proteins below share one genomic window:
- a CDS encoding RNA polymerase sigma-70 factor — protein sequence MAVNDAGSIQLRTEGSTTLFEDVFKSHFKNLHAYACTIVKDDVMAEEMVQNVFYKIWERKAHLTIQTSLTAYLYRAVYHESLNYIKHLKVKTAYQSYATARMNEQSDNAEKKVLLGELEERLRTALQELPEQCRTIFQMSRFEELKYQEIADRLGLSIKTVENQMGKALRLMRLKLIDFLPFVILSLLNL from the coding sequence ATGGCAGTTAACGATGCGGGCAGCATTCAGTTACGTACTGAAGGCAGCACTACCCTTTTTGAAGATGTTTTTAAATCACATTTTAAAAACCTGCATGCCTATGCCTGTACAATTGTAAAAGACGATGTAATGGCAGAAGAGATGGTGCAGAATGTTTTCTATAAAATATGGGAACGTAAAGCACACCTCACGATTCAAACCTCCCTCACAGCTTACCTCTACCGCGCAGTATATCATGAGAGCCTGAACTATATTAAACACCTGAAGGTAAAAACCGCCTATCAATCCTATGCTACAGCGCGCATGAATGAACAATCCGATAATGCAGAAAAGAAAGTATTGCTTGGTGAACTGGAAGAACGCCTGCGTACAGCCCTGCAGGAACTGCCCGAACAGTGCCGCACCATCTTCCAGATGAGCCGGTTTGAAGAACTGAAATACCAGGAAATTGCCGACCGCCTGGGGCTATCCATTAAAACAGTCGAAAACCAGATGGGCAAAGCCCTCAGGCTGATGCGCCTGAAGCTGATAGACTTTTTACCTTTTGTGATCCTATCCTTATTAAACCTGTAA
- a CDS encoding FecR domain-containing protein, producing the protein MKDHLHNMNDDLLVKYLLQEASPAENRQVEGWIAADATNRRYFEHFKMIWDKSRELAAQSTVNEESAWERFQQRVSAGNTSQGRVRSLNRGLSGWRVAAMLLLTGAIIAMIYYFNGNAGRDTPVTLAATNTSQVDTLPDGSVITLNRHSSLNYAGAFNKKSRTVELQGEAFFTVTPDKNKPFIVNVNGIAVTVTGTSFNIKTQGTKTEVIVETGTVQVSNHKQTITLTPKEKVTVIHPDSVLTKEQETDQLYSYYRNKIFVCDRTPLWKFIQVLNEAYDSHIVIESPEKRSEPYTATFIDQPLDSILNIMAPSMNLTITRTNSTIILK; encoded by the coding sequence TTGAAAGATCATCTACATAACATGAATGATGACCTGCTGGTGAAATACCTGCTGCAGGAAGCTTCGCCTGCCGAAAACAGGCAGGTGGAAGGGTGGATCGCCGCAGATGCCACTAACCGCCGGTACTTTGAGCACTTTAAAATGATCTGGGACAAGAGCCGTGAACTGGCTGCCCAAAGTACCGTGAATGAGGAGAGCGCCTGGGAGCGTTTTCAGCAACGGGTAAGTGCAGGTAATACTTCTCAGGGCAGGGTAAGGTCATTGAACCGTGGACTTAGCGGTTGGCGGGTGGCTGCCATGCTGTTGCTTACAGGGGCCATTATTGCCATGATCTATTACTTTAACGGGAATGCCGGCAGGGATACACCGGTTACCCTGGCTGCCACGAATACCAGCCAGGTGGATACACTGCCGGATGGTTCCGTGATTACCCTTAACAGGCATTCATCGCTCAACTATGCAGGCGCCTTCAATAAGAAAAGCAGAACGGTTGAGTTACAGGGGGAAGCATTCTTTACTGTAACGCCCGATAAGAACAAACCTTTTATTGTAAATGTCAATGGCATTGCGGTTACCGTAACCGGTACCTCCTTCAATATTAAAACGCAGGGCACCAAAACAGAGGTGATCGTGGAAACAGGTACTGTACAGGTGAGCAATCACAAACAAACAATAACGCTTACTCCCAAAGAGAAAGTAACCGTGATACACCCGGATTCAGTGCTTACCAAAGAACAGGAAACCGACCAGCTTTATAGCTATTACCGGAATAAAATATTTGTGTGCGACCGCACACCCTTATGGAAATTTATACAGGTACTCAATGAGGCGTACGACTCCCATATCGTTATTGAGTCGCCCGAAAAAAGAAGTGAGCCTTACACAGCTACGTTTATTGATCAACCGCTCGATAGTATCCTGAATATAATGGCGCCATCCATGAATTTGACCATTACCCGAACAAACTCCACGATCATATTGAAATAG
- a CDS encoding STN and carboxypeptidase regulatory-like domain-containing protein has protein sequence MRCVILLSGILLFSFTMSAQSVLNRTVSFAVNRQPLDQVLEILSNKADFYFSYNSNIIKRDSLVTLTITNRTVKQVMEQLFPEGYEYRESGNYIILRRTPIKLTVITNRTASEEKLYYVSGYILDDQTGETVSNASIYEKSQLANTISDGQGYFKIKLKSRYDKAALTVSREFYEDTTIVIQPKYNQQLSIAIMPVEVSDKTITIAPYTFEAPDSIVIAVRKADSTHWLYTYRKTDSVKVEKTAMGKWLLHTWQRVQTINLQKFFVARPYQVSLLPWLSTNGRLNSQVINNVSLNIWGGYSGGVKGVELAGWFNIDKKDVRWLQAAGWFNIVGGQVDGVQLAGIHNTVLDSVTGVQAAGISNFVRRQFIGAQLSGIYNHVGGSMNGLQAAGIGNFANNGTTGAQVAGVLNVNRRNLRGAQIAGVLNVNFQETKGAQIAGVINYTKKLSGVQVGLINIADTSDGYSIGLINIIFKGYHKLSVYGNEEFPFNAAFKTGNSKLYSILLAGVEPTKDNKAYTFGYGLGREFYLNKKLAANGEISVQHVYLGTWDYLNVLTRMEAHLNFRLGKYLSVFAGPAIAVYYSEQTAKIPGYKQNIRSMAAGDKVKGWFGFSAGVNLF, from the coding sequence ATGAGATGCGTTATCTTGCTCTCCGGGATCTTATTGTTTTCTTTCACCATGTCAGCACAGAGTGTGCTGAACAGAACGGTTTCTTTTGCTGTAAACCGGCAGCCACTGGACCAGGTATTAGAGATATTAAGCAACAAGGCCGACTTTTATTTCTCTTATAATAGTAATATTATTAAAAGGGATAGCCTGGTTACACTGACAATAACCAATAGAACGGTAAAGCAGGTAATGGAACAGCTATTCCCGGAAGGATATGAATACCGGGAAAGCGGTAACTATATTATCCTCCGCCGTACGCCTATTAAGCTGACAGTGATTACTAACCGGACGGCGAGCGAAGAAAAGTTATATTATGTAAGTGGTTATATCCTGGACGACCAGACCGGTGAAACGGTAAGCAATGCCAGTATTTACGAAAAGAGCCAACTGGCCAATACTATTTCCGACGGACAGGGTTATTTTAAGATCAAACTAAAAAGCCGGTACGATAAGGCAGCGCTTACTGTAAGCAGGGAATTCTATGAGGATACTACCATTGTCATACAGCCTAAATACAACCAGCAGCTTTCCATTGCCATCATGCCGGTAGAAGTGTCGGATAAAACTATTACCATTGCGCCTTATACATTCGAAGCGCCCGATTCCATTGTTATTGCAGTGCGCAAGGCTGATAGTACACATTGGTTATATACGTACCGGAAAACTGATTCTGTAAAAGTAGAAAAAACAGCCATGGGTAAGTGGCTGTTACACACCTGGCAGAGAGTGCAAACGATCAATCTGCAAAAGTTCTTTGTAGCAAGGCCTTACCAGGTCTCGTTATTGCCATGGTTGAGTACGAACGGCCGCCTCAACAGCCAGGTTATTAATAACGTTTCACTCAATATATGGGGCGGCTATTCCGGCGGAGTGAAAGGAGTGGAGCTGGCAGGCTGGTTTAATATTGATAAAAAAGACGTACGCTGGCTGCAGGCAGCCGGCTGGTTTAATATTGTTGGCGGACAAGTGGATGGCGTACAACTGGCGGGTATTCATAATACGGTGCTGGACAGTGTAACCGGCGTGCAGGCAGCCGGTATTTCTAATTTTGTAAGGCGTCAGTTCATAGGGGCGCAATTGAGCGGTATTTACAACCATGTGGGTGGCAGCATGAATGGTTTGCAGGCTGCCGGTATAGGCAACTTTGCTAACAACGGAACCACAGGCGCCCAAGTCGCCGGTGTGCTTAACGTGAACCGCCGTAACCTCAGGGGCGCACAAATCGCCGGGGTACTGAACGTTAACTTCCAGGAAACGAAAGGAGCACAGATTGCCGGGGTCATCAATTACACCAAAAAGCTATCGGGGGTACAGGTCGGGCTGATTAATATTGCAGATACCTCCGACGGTTACAGCATTGGTCTTATCAATATCATCTTCAAAGGATACCATAAACTCTCCGTGTATGGTAATGAAGAGTTCCCCTTTAATGCGGCCTTTAAAACCGGCAACTCAAAACTGTACAGCATTTTGCTGGCAGGGGTAGAGCCTACTAAAGACAATAAAGCCTATACGTTTGGTTATGGCCTGGGCCGCGAATTCTATCTCAACAAAAAGCTGGCGGCGAATGGAGAGATCTCTGTGCAGCATGTTTATCTCGGTACCTGGGACTACCTCAACGTACTCACCCGGATGGAAGCGCACCTGAACTTCAGGCTGGGTAAATACCTTTCCGTCTTTGCCGGTCCGGCAATAGCTGTTTATTACTCCGAGCAAACGGCTAAAATTCCGGGCTACAAGCAAAACATACGCTCCATGGCGGCCGGTGATAAAGTGAAAGGATGGTTTGGTTTCAGCGCCGGCGTTAATCTCTTCTAA
- a CDS encoding immunoglobulin domain-containing protein has translation MKNFTPSIQQVGYYLVPKTITRSVLISIILLASVIGAIAAPGSGTGTDDFRVVTFSQHPSPRNICDGSATTFTVTASGASALTYQWQVSTDGGGSWNPTLDGSTYANSGTATLSVLVATSSMHNHQYRCRVTDNSGSVNSNPALLTIIARPTVKTGFGSQSICSNGGGSISAQIFAGLTYQWQVSTNGTTWSNLTDVAPYSGTASGLLVISSGVSLDGNLYRYVATNTVTGCQATSDHDTLKVFQPAITTPPPATTNACAGGNATITVSASSPLALTYQWSRPGPPVTPLTETAPYSGTTTNTLTITGATTSHAGGYLVIVTDALGCATTAASTLNVYSPLTINTHPRDTFACANINIGNAFRVTVATGSGPLTYQWQTDNGTNGVTWSDYNAPVNTSSTTNLLSFTPATMAMNGYKFRASITGVCGTVYSNPATLRVLADGTWRGTTNTNWHTASNWCGGVPTSTTDVLIPAWAPRMPVISAATGTAFSRALHIEPAARLTISGGTTSMSGPFNIEGTVAYTATADQPILPANHGSLEINGSGNKYMQSNIDISNNLVLGGSAKLVTGTNILTMKTGSNPISGATFNGTTITSWIVTGNGGSGTGNTGLGGLRIEQVNAADGAVLYPVGATPAAYNPLLLTNTGTIDNFTVAVNDQVIPGGILQSGIDRTWLVGEATPGGSNISLELRWADTEELSLFNRTVSEVIRSDGSTIVQTSTTAAASGTDPFTRAANAFTVLTQFSVASHAAMLPISLTAFNAQIVNKTTASLNWKTDGNDAGGVFVVQKLAKGPAFADIGAVNQEAGKTNYSFTDYLLGTGISQYRLKITEPGHQEKYSKPIQVNNPLTNQQIELRPSVTNKEQTSLYLNLSSKDRISVAIIDMMGRVQLNKVVQLDKGEHNLPLSIGHLAKGVYHVRVTGSSTINQSLHLVKQ, from the coding sequence ATGAAAAACTTTACCCCCTCAATCCAACAGGTAGGCTATTACCTGGTACCCAAAACAATTACCCGTTCGGTTTTGATCAGTATTATATTATTGGCCTCTGTGATAGGAGCCATAGCAGCACCTGGTTCGGGTACTGGTACTGATGATTTCCGGGTAGTTACTTTCTCTCAACATCCTTCACCCCGTAATATATGTGATGGAAGTGCTACTACTTTCACGGTAACAGCTTCGGGAGCAAGCGCCCTGACCTATCAGTGGCAGGTAAGTACCGATGGGGGAGGTTCATGGAATCCTACATTGGATGGCAGTACATACGCCAACTCGGGAACAGCTACCTTATCTGTATTGGTGGCTACCAGTTCCATGCATAATCACCAGTACCGCTGCCGGGTAACAGACAATTCGGGCAGCGTTAATTCCAATCCGGCTTTGCTTACGATCATTGCACGGCCAACTGTGAAAACTGGTTTTGGATCACAATCTATTTGCTCCAATGGAGGAGGTAGTATATCTGCACAAATTTTTGCAGGGCTCACCTATCAATGGCAGGTGAGCACCAACGGTACTACCTGGAGTAATCTTACTGATGTTGCTCCATATAGTGGAACCGCCTCCGGCTTGCTGGTCATCAGCAGTGGTGTTTCACTCGATGGTAATCTATATCGTTATGTCGCTACCAATACGGTTACCGGTTGCCAGGCTACCAGCGATCATGATACATTGAAGGTATTCCAGCCAGCCATTACCACGCCGCCTCCTGCTACTACAAATGCCTGCGCAGGCGGCAATGCTACTATCACCGTATCTGCTTCCAGCCCCCTGGCGCTTACTTACCAGTGGAGCCGTCCGGGGCCACCGGTAACGCCTCTTACAGAGACTGCTCCTTATAGTGGTACTACCACCAATACCCTGACCATTACGGGCGCTACCACGTCCCATGCAGGAGGTTACCTGGTAATTGTAACAGACGCGCTGGGATGTGCCACCACGGCTGCCTCTACTTTAAACGTATATAGTCCGCTTACGATCAATACGCATCCGCGCGATACCTTTGCCTGTGCCAATATAAATATCGGCAACGCATTCAGAGTTACGGTGGCGACCGGTAGTGGTCCGCTTACTTATCAATGGCAAACGGACAACGGAACCAATGGTGTTACCTGGTCCGACTACAACGCGCCTGTAAATACCAGCAGTACCACCAATTTGCTTTCCTTTACCCCTGCTACCATGGCTATGAACGGTTACAAATTTCGTGCATCTATAACCGGCGTCTGTGGAACTGTTTATTCCAACCCGGCCACCCTGCGGGTGCTGGCCGACGGGACCTGGAGGGGAACAACAAATACCAACTGGCATACAGCTTCTAACTGGTGTGGTGGTGTACCCACCAGTACTACAGATGTGCTGATACCCGCCTGGGCCCCCCGCATGCCGGTGATCAGTGCTGCTACCGGTACGGCATTTTCCCGCGCCCTTCATATTGAACCCGCGGCAAGGCTTACCATCAGTGGCGGAACTACTTCCATGAGCGGACCATTTAATATAGAAGGTACCGTGGCTTACACGGCCACCGCCGATCAGCCCATACTACCTGCTAATCACGGTTCACTGGAGATCAATGGAAGTGGTAACAAGTATATGCAAAGCAACATTGACATCAGCAATAACCTCGTACTGGGCGGCAGCGCCAAACTGGTTACAGGTACCAATATCCTGACCATGAAGACTGGCAGCAATCCTATCAGTGGCGCTACTTTCAATGGTACTACCATTACCAGTTGGATCGTTACCGGTAACGGAGGCAGTGGAACCGGCAATACAGGATTAGGAGGATTGCGCATTGAACAGGTAAATGCTGCCGATGGTGCTGTATTGTATCCTGTTGGCGCTACTCCTGCTGCGTATAATCCGCTGCTGTTAACCAATACAGGAACCATAGATAACTTTACCGTTGCGGTCAATGACCAGGTGATTCCCGGCGGCATTCTCCAATCGGGTATTGACCGTACCTGGCTGGTAGGCGAAGCAACGCCCGGCGGAAGTAATATCTCCCTCGAATTGAGATGGGCAGATACCGAAGAGTTGTCGCTCTTTAACCGCACAGTTTCTGAAGTCATACGCTCCGATGGTTCTACCATAGTGCAAACCAGCACTACGGCTGCAGCCAGCGGTACTGATCCCTTTACACGCGCTGCCAATGCATTCACGGTACTCACACAGTTCAGTGTGGCCAGCCATGCCGCGATGCTTCCCATATCATTAACTGCCTTTAATGCACAGATAGTTAATAAAACCACGGCCAGCCTTAACTGGAAAACGGATGGAAATGATGCGGGGGGCGTTTTTGTGGTGCAGAAACTGGCTAAAGGTCCCGCTTTCGCAGACATTGGCGCGGTGAACCAGGAAGCCGGTAAAACAAACTACAGCTTTACCGATTACCTCCTGGGCACTGGTATCAGCCAGTACCGCCTGAAAATAACTGAACCCGGCCATCAAGAGAAATACAGCAAACCTATACAGGTAAACAATCCGCTTACCAATCAGCAGATTGAATTAAGGCCATCTGTTACCAATAAAGAACAAACCAGTCTATACCTTAACCTTTCATCAAAAGACCGGATATCCGTTGCCATCATTGATATGATGGGACGTGTGCAACTGAATAAAGTAGTACAACTGGATAAAGGTGAACACAACCTGCCTTTATCCATTGGCCACCTGGCCAAAGGTGTCTACCACGTTCGCGTTACCGGCAGCTCTACCATTAACCAATCCTTACACCTGGTGAAGCAATAA